The sequence below is a genomic window from Providencia rettgeri.
TCTAGTGTTCACGTGCTTCAATTACTGTTAGAAGCAATTTCAGTTATCTGCGTAGTGATTGGGTTAATCAAGACCCTGATCGTGTGGATGAGAACCCAAAAAACACGAATGGCTCGCTATTGTTTTGGTGATTGGCTAGCCACTGCGTTAGAGTTCCAATTAGCCGCTGATATCTTAGCCACAACCGTTGACCCAGATTTAGATAGCCTCATTAAACTCGGTATTATTGCTGTGATCCGAACGTTCTTGAACTATTTCTTAGCAAAAGAGTTAGAACACCAGCCGCCGCAGAATGAACCGGCTCGTCACTAATTTAGGTACAAAAAAACCTGCATATTAAATTATGCAGGCTTATCGAATACGACTTATTGCGGTGCCGCGCTTATAATAAAATTCTTAACATACGACGAAGAGGCTCAGCGGCGCCCCACAGCAATTGGTCACCAACCGTAAAGGCGGATAAGTATTCAGGGCCCATATTCAGTTTACGCAAGCGACCAACAGGGGTGCTAAGCGTGCCAGTGACAGCCGCTGGAGTTAACTCACGCATAGTGATTTCGCGGTCATTAGGAACCACTTTCAC
It includes:
- a CDS encoding DUF1622 domain-containing protein — encoded protein: MFDLVFLRELLVSSVHVLQLLLEAISVICVVIGLIKTLIVWMRTQKTRMARYCFGDWLATALEFQLAADILATTVDPDLDSLIKLGIIAVIRTFLNYFLAKELEHQPPQNEPARH